One part of the Phragmites australis chromosome 3, lpPhrAust1.1, whole genome shotgun sequence genome encodes these proteins:
- the LOC133911428 gene encoding pentatricopeptide repeat-containing protein At3g53700, chloroplastic-like has protein sequence MLPLPRLARAPLLLACPRAAFSARFLAPRGADGAASDAIVRLVAAGGSGLEADLDRLDPTLSQGLVTTTLRALTDRGVPAARFFAWTSLRGGFTPSAHAHNLLVENAGKLADYRTMSRALALMSERRVPLTDRAFGFLAPGGSSRSSCVEDAARAVLAALDDVGGPCRSSGVFSLVKALASIAEFDAAVSVIKETARTARYYNVLVAAKCKAGNFVGAREVFDEMRRSGCDPDANTWNYLLGCLLKNGRLAEACGLVEAMERSPGEIPNSLTYEILTYHACKAGKMDSAMQILDQMFSANLTPRITIHTAFIKGYFYAGRIEDACKYVSDMSTKDRHSANRNYSLLAKLLRKSGRAIDAGRVLYELMEKGLRPDHSAYVEVAKDLHKMGRGDLTSELKSMFQKFSVQADFGR, from the coding sequence ATGCTCCCCCTCCCCCGCCTTGCCCGCgcccccctcctcctcgcctgTCCCCGCGCGGCCTTCTCCGCCAGGTTCCTGGCTCCCCGCGGCGCCGACGGCGCCGCTTCAGATGCCATCGTTCGCCTCGTCGCGGCGGGCGGCAGCGGGCTCGAGGCCGACCTCGACCGCCTCGACCCCACCCTCTCCCAGGGGCTCGTCACCACCACCCTCCGCGCCCTCACCGACCGCGGCGTCCCCGCGGCCCGCTTTTTCGCCTGGACCTCCCTCCGCGGGGGCTTCACCCCGAGCGCACACGCACACAACCTTCTCGTCGAGAATGCCGGGAAGCTGGCCGACTACCGGACTATGTCGCGCGCCCTTGCGCTCATGTCGGAGCGGAGGGTTCCCTTGACCGATCGTGCGTTCGGCTTCTTGGCGCCTGGGGGGTCATCCCGGAGCAGCTGCGTGGAGGACGCGGCGAGAGCGGTCCTGGCGGCTTTGGACGACGTCGGGGGCCCGTGCCGCTCGTCCGGCGTATTCTCGCTTGTTAAGGCGCTGGCTTCCATCGCCGAGTTCGACGCAGCGGTGTCAGTGATCAAGGAGACGGCGAGGACGGCGCGCTATTACAACGTCCTCGTCGCGGCGAAGTGCAAAGCCGGCAACTTTGTTGGCGCCCGCGAGGTGTTTGACGAAATGAGGAGGTCGGGCTGCGACCCGGACGCCAACACCTGGAATTACCTCCTCGGCTGCCTGCTCAAGAACGGAAGGCTTGCAGAAGCGTGCGGGCTTGTTGAGGCCATGGAGAGGTCTCCCGGTGAAATCCCAAACTCACTTACATACGAGATTCTCACATACCACGCCTGCAAGGCTGGGAAGATGGATTCGGCAATGCAGATTCTTGATCAGATGTTCTCCGCAAATCTAACGCCGAGAATTACCATACACactgcattcatcaaggggtaCTTCTACGCCGGGAGAATAGAAGATGCTTGCAAGTATGTCAGTGACATGAGCACCAAGGACAGGCACTCTGCGAACAGAAACTACAGCCTGCTCGCCAAGCTGCTGCGGAAGTCGGGTAGGGCCATTGATGCAGGCAGGGTTCTATATGAGCTGATGGAGAAGGGCCTGAGGCCTGATCATTCTGCTTATGTTGAAGTGGCCAAAGATCTGCACAAGATGGGAAGGGGGGATCTGACTTCTGAATTGAAGTCGATGTTTCAAAAGTTCAGTGTACAGGCAGATTTTGGGAGATGA
- the LOC133911429 gene encoding histone H4, with amino-acid sequence MSGRGKGGKGLGKGGAKRHRKVLRDNIQGITKPAIRRLARRGGVKRISGLIYEETRGVLKIFLENVIRDAVTYTEHARRKTVTAMDVVYALKRQGRTLYGFGG; translated from the coding sequence ATGTCGGGCCGCGGCAAGGGAGGCAAGGGGCTGGGCAAGGGCGGCGCGAAGCGCCACCGCAAGGTGCTGCGCGACAACATCCAGGGCATCACGAAGCCGGCGATCCGGAGGCTGGCGCGCAGGGGTGGCGTGAAGCGCATCTCCGGGCTGATCTACGAGGAGACCCGCGGCGTGCTCAAGATCTTCCTCGAGAACGTCATCCGCGACGCCGTCACCTACACGGAGCACGCCCGCCGCAAGACCGTCACCGCCATGGACGTCGTCTACGCGCTCAAGCGCCAGGGCCGCACCCTCTACGGCTTCGGCGGCTGA